The uncultured Fretibacterium sp. genome includes the window AGGACAAGGATAGGAGCGACGGGTTTGAGGCCTACAGCAGTTTTGCCCTCGCGTTTCCGGCGCTGGTGCATTCCTGCGGATTGGCTCAGGCGCTGGCGTTCGCTCAGGCCAAGGGCAGGGCGGACTACCTTTCGGACCTGGAGAACGTTTTGGGTGAGGATGTGGGTGAGAACGGAGGCGAAGATCTTTGTACGCGGAGCCGTCAGGCGGAGCTGATGGAGTACACGCGCTTGTCACG containing:
- a CDS encoding type III-B CRISPR module-associated protein Cmr5 is translated as MGIRTKEQQMAQAAFKCVQDKDRSDGFEAYSSFALAFPALVHSCGLAQALAFAQAKGRADYLSDLENVLGEDVGENGGEDLCTRSRQAELMEYTRLSRRVLAASSWIKRYCQAKDCQTKGGN